One window of Oncorhynchus masou masou isolate Uvic2021 chromosome 28, UVic_Omas_1.1, whole genome shotgun sequence genomic DNA carries:
- the LOC135517669 gene encoding guanine nucleotide-binding protein G(q) subunit alpha-like isoform X2, whose protein sequence is MRIIHGTGYSDADKRGFTRLVYQNIVNAVQNMIQAMKTLQIDFKDHQNISHADRLSMVKADLVTILEPWQVDAIRRLWSDQGIQKCYERKREYQLSDSTKYYLSDLDRITAPSYLPTLQDILRVRVPTTGIIEYPFDLKTVIFRLVDVGGQRSERRKWIHCFERVTSIIFLVALSEYDQVLYESANVNRLEESKALFTTIITYPWFQESSIILFLNKADLLEEKIYHSNLADYFPAFTGPRKDAESAKKFILNMYKEQHMGRHKSLYNHFTCATDTENIRVVFKAVKDTIFRENMTKYNLG, encoded by the exons ATGAGGATCATCCATGGGACGGGCTACTCGGATGCAGACAAGCGAGGCTTCACCAGGCTGGTTTACCAGAACATCGTCAATGCTGTTCAGAACATGATCCAAGCCATGAAGACCCTACAGATTGATTTTAAAGATCACCAGAACATT agcCATGCAGACAGACTGAGCATGGTGAAGGCAGATCTAGTGACCATACTGGAGCCATGGCAGGTGGATGCCATCAGGAGACTGTGGAGCGACCAGGGAATTCAGAAGTGCTACGAGCGCAAGCGAGAGTACCAGCTCTCTGACTCTACCAAATA TTACCTGAGTGATCTGGACAGAATCACTGCCCCCTCATACCTCCCCACCCTGCAGGACATCCTGAGGGTCAGGGTCCCCACCACAGGCATCATAGAGTACCCATTTGACCTCAAGACTGTCATCTTCAG GCTGGTGGATGTGGGAGGTCAAAggtcagagaggaggaagtggatcCACTGTTTTGAGAGGGTCACCTCCATCATCTTCCTGGTGGCCCTCAGTGAATACGACCAGGTCCTCTATGAGAGTGCCAACGTG AATCGACTAGAGGAGAGCAAAGCCCTGTTTACAACCATCATCACATACCCCTGGTTCCAGGAATCCTCCATCATCCTCTTCCTAAACAAAGCTGATCTTCTAGAAGAAAAGATCTACCACTCCAACCTGGCAGACTACTTCCCAGCGTTCACAG GTCCCCGGAAAGATGCAGAGTCTGCTAAGAAGTTCATCCTGAATATGTACAAAGAGCAACATATGGGGCGTCACAAATCCCTGTACAACCACTTCACCTGTGCAACGGACACAGAAAACATCAGAGTTGTCTTCAAAGCAGTCAAAGACACCATCTTCAGAGAAAACATGACTAAGTACAACCTGGGTTAG